The Sphaeramia orbicularis chromosome 16, fSphaOr1.1, whole genome shotgun sequence genome window below encodes:
- the vars1 gene encoding valine--tRNA ligase: MASLYVSPHPDDFRSLFALIAAEFCPSSRPKTITEDPPTSLNARTRPILVLGSGEGETVLSGASAVAWYLAFQGKRAGVDTKQQSQVWQWLSFADNELTPVSCAVVFPLMGMTGVDKKLQQSSRAELMRVLKVLNQALEPRTFLVGEGITLADMAVAAALLLPFKYVLEPPDRQDLTNVTRWFSTCINQPQFLKVLGKITLCEKMVPVTPKINAENVKAASDTAGNSTNGPPKTEAQLKKEAKKREKMEKFQQKKEMEAKKKTQAPSEKKAKPEKKELGVITYNIPTPQGEKKDVISPLPDSYSPQYVEAAWYPWWEKQGFFKPEYGRKSLSEPNPRGIFMMCIPPPNVTGSLHLGHALTNAIQDSLTRWHRMQGETTLWNPGCDHAGIATQVVVEKKLMRERGMSRHDLGRENFIQEVWKWKNEKGDRIYHQLKKLGSSLDWERACFTMDPKLSYAVQEAFIRMHEEGVIYRSKRLVNWSCTLNSAISDIEVDKKELTGRTLLPVPGYKEKVEFGVLVSFAYQVDGSDEEVVVATTRIETMLGDTAVAVHPDDSRYQHLKGKMVLHPFCDRKMPIVFNDFVDMSFGTGAVKITPAHDHNDYEVGVRHNLAFINILDENGLLINVPPPFLGMKRFEARKVVLQALKDRGQFKEIKDNPMVVPVCSRSKDIVEPLLKPQWYVNCTDMGKQAADAVREGRLKIIPDHHLKTWFNWMDNIRDWCISRQLWWGHRIPAYFITVNDPSVKPGEDMDGHYWVSGRSEEEAREKAAKRFNVSTDKITLRQDEDVLDTWFSSGIFPFSIFGWPNETEDLNVFYPGTLLETGHDILFFWVARMVMMGLKLTGKLPFKEVYLHAVVRDAHGRKMSKSLGNVIDPLDVITGISLEGLHAQLSDSNLDPVEVEKAKQGQKSDYPNGIPECGTDALRFALCAYTSQGRDINLDVNRILGYRHFCNKLWNAVKFAMKTLGDNFVPSEKAQLCGEESVSDRWILSRLSAAVGLCDAGFKAYDFPAITTAIYNFWLYELCDVYLESVKPVFSKAEDDASSQKQAMVCRQTLYTCLQVGLRLLSPLMPFVTEELYQRLPRRRPQHDPPSICVTSYPDTQEFCWHSEEVDRDMDFIMTVVKTIRSLRADYNLTKTRADCYLQCIDSTTVSLVHKYSLQIQTLSYSQAVIPLTANQPVPEGCAVAIASDRCTVNLMLKGLIDVEKEVAKLMTKKGDLEKQMEKLKEKIAKTDYKEKVPVKVQEQDAEKLRQSQIELEKVKEAIDNFRKMM, encoded by the exons ATGGCCTCTCTCTATGTGTCTCCTCACCCTGATGACTTCAGAAGCCTATTTGCTCTGATAGCTGCGGAGTTTTGTCCGTCATCTCGCCCAAAGACCATCACAGAGGACCCTCCCACCTCCTTAAATGCCCGCACCAGACCGAtcctggttctgggctctggCGAAGGTGAAACCGTCCTCAGTGGGGCCAGTGCTGTTGCCTGGTACCTGGCTTTTCAAGGGAAGAGGGCTGGTGTCGATACGAAGCAGCAGAGCCAGGTGTGGCAGTGGCTTAGCTTTGCAGACAATGAACTGACCCCTGTGTCCTGCGCTGTGGTCTTCCCACTGATGGGGATGACGGGGGTGGACAAGAAG CTCCAGCAGAGTTCCCGTGCAGAGCTGATGCGTGTTTTAAAGGTTCTCAATCAGGCACTGGAACCCAGAACCTTCCTTGTAGGAGAAGGCATCACTCTGGCTGATATGGCTGTAGCGGCAGCTCTTCTTCTACCTTTTAAATAT gtGTTAGAGCCACCAGACAGGCAGGACCTGACCAATGTCACCAGGTGGTTCTCAACCTGCATAAATCAGCCACAGTTTCTGAAGGTTCTGGGGAAGATAACTCTCTGTGAGAAGATGGTGCCGGTTACACCGAAGATAAATGCAGAAAATGTCAAAGCTGCTAGTGATACTGCTGGCAACAGCACCAATG GTCCACCAAAGACAGAAGCCCAGCTGAAGAAGGAGGCTAAAAAGAGAGAGAAGATGGAAAAGTTCCAACAGAAGAAAGAAATGGAGGCAAAGAAAAAGACGCAAGCACCATCAGAG AAAAAAGCAAAGCCCGAGAAAAAGGAGCTGGGAGTGATTACATACAACATCCCTACTcctcaaggagaaaaaaaag ATGTTATCAGTCCACTTCCTGACTCCTACAGTCCCCAGTATGTGGAGGCTGCTTGGTATCCATGGTGGGAGAAGCAGGGATTCTTCAAGCCTGAGTATGGG AGGAAGAGTCTCAGCGAACCCAACCCTCGTGGCATCTTCATGATGTGTATTCCTCCTCCTAATGTGACTGGATCTCTTCATCTTGGTCATGCTCTCACGAATGCTATTCAGGACTCTCTGACTAGATG gcaCAGGATGCAGGGTGAGACCACCCTGTGGAACCCGGGCTGTGACCATGCTGGCATCGCCACCCAGGTGGTGGTGGAAAAGAAGCTGATGAGAGAGAGGGGTATGAGCCGTCATGACCTGGGCAGGGAAAACTTCATCCAGGAAGTCTGGAAGTGGAAGAACGA GAAAGGAGACAGAATCTACCACCAACTGAAGAAGCTGGGCTCCTCATTAGACTGGGAAAGAGCCTGCTTCACTATGGACCCT AAACTTTCCTATGCGGTTCAAGAGGCATTCATCCGTATGCATGAAGAAGGGGTGATCTACAGGAGCAAGAGGTTGGTCAACTGGTCCTGCACGCTGAACTCCGCCATCTCCGACATAGAG GTGGATAAGAAGGAGCTCACCGGCAGAACTCTGCTGCCTGTACCTGGTTACAAGGAGAAGGTGGAGTTTGGAGTACTAGTGTCTTTCGCCTACCAGGTAGATGGATCAG ATGAGGAGGTGGTTGTAGCTACAACTCGTATCGAGACAATGCTGGGAGACACGGCTGTGGCCGTCCACCCCGATGACTCCAGATATCAGCATCTGAAGGGAAAGATGGTGTTGCATCCTTTCTGTGACCGCAAGATGCCGATTGTGTTCAATGACTTTGTGGACATGAGCTTTGGAACAG GCGCTGTCAAAATCACCCCAGCTCATGACCATAATGACTACGAGGTTGGAGTGAGACACAATCTGGCCTtcatcaacatcctggatgaaaATGGCCTGCTCATTAACGTACCTCCTCCCTTCCTG GGCATGAAGCGTTTTGAGGCCAGGAAAGTAGTGCTTCAGGCTCTCAAGGACAGAGGGCAATTTAAAGAAATCAAAGACAACCCCATGGTTGTCCCAGTTTGCAG TCGATCCAAAGACATTGTGGAGCCCTTGCTGAAGCCACAGTGGTATGTGAACTGCACCGACATGGGAAAGCAGGCCGCAGATGCAGTCAGAGAAGGACGCCTTAAAATTATCCCTGATCACCACCTTAAGACCTGGTTCAACTGGATGGACAACATCAG GGACTGGTGCATCTCTCGGCAGCTGTGGTGGGGTCACCGCATTCCTGCTTACTTCATCACTGTCAATGATCCCTCTGTGAAACCAGGAGAG GACATGGACGGTCATTATTGGGTCAGTGGGAGATCAGAGGAGGAGGCCAGAGAGAAAGCAGCTAAACGCTTCAACGTATCCACTGACAAAATTACCCTCAGACAGG ATGAGGATGTCCTAGACACTTGGTTCTCGTCTGGTATTTTTCCTTTCTCCATCTTTGGCTGGCCGAATGAG ACAGAGGACCTCAATGTGTTCTACCCTGGCACTCTGCTGGAGACGGGCCATGACATCTTGTTCTTCTGGGTTGCTCGGATGGTGATGATGGGCCTCAAACTGACCGGCAAGCTGCCATTCAAAGAG GTTTATCTGCATGCGGTTGTGAGGGACGCCCACGGAAGGAAGATGAGCAAGTCACTTGGCAACGTCATTGACCCCCTGGATGTCATTACAGGGATCTCCCTAGAG GGTCTTCATGCCCAGTTGTCAGACAGTAACTTGGATCCAGTGGAGGTGGAGAAGGCAAAGCAGGGCCAGAAGTCAGACTACCCAAATGGCATCCCAGAGTGTGGAACAGACGCTCTCCGCTTTGCCCTGTGTGCTTACACTAGCCAAG GCAGGGATATCAACCTGGATGTCAACCGCATCCTTGGTTACCGACACTTCTGCAACAAACTGTGGAACGCTGTGAAGTTTGCCATGAAGACGCTGGGAGACAACTTCGTACCATCAGAGAAAGCCCAG ttgtgtggaGAGGAGAGTGTGTCCGACAGATGGATTCTGTCCAGGCTGAGTGCCGCTGTCGGCCTCTGTGACGCTGGCTTTAAGGCATACGACTTCCCAGCCATCACAACCGCCATCTACAACTTCTGGCTTTACGAGCTCTGTGATGTTTACCTG GAAAGCGTGAAACCAGTGTTCAGTAAAGCAGAAGATGACGCCTCAAGCCAAAAACAAGCGATGGTGTGCAGACAAACCCTTTACACCTGTCTTCAGGTCGGCCTGCGCCTTCTGTCTCCTTTAATGCCATTCGTCACAGAGGAACTCTACCAGAGGTTACCAAGGCGACGACCCCAGCATGATCCCCCCAGCATCTGTGTCACATCCTACCCTGACACTCAAGAG TTCTGCTGGCACAGTGAGGAAGTGGACCGGGACATGGACTTTATAATGACTGTGGTCAAGACAATCCGGTCACTGAGAGCTGACTACAACCTGACCAAGACCAGGGCGGACT GCTACCTCCAGTGCATAGACTCAACCACTGTGTCGCTGGTTCATAAGTACAGTCTGCAGATTCAGACCTTATCTTACTCTCAGGCCGTCATTCCTCTGACAGCCAACCAGCCCGTCCCAGAAGGCTGTGCCGTGGCTATCGCGTCTGACAGATGTACCGTCAACCTTATGCTCAAG GGTCTCATTGATGTTGAGAAAGAAGTGGCTAAGCTGATGACAAAGAAAGGTGACTTGGAGAAACAGATGGAGAAACTGAAAGAGAAAATAGCAAAGACCGACTACAAGGAGAAGGTGCCAGTGAAGGTGCAGGAGCAGGATGCTGAGAAG CTACGACAGAGCCAGATTGAACTGGAGAAAGTAAAAGAAGCCATCGACAACTTCAGGAAGATGATGTAA